Proteins co-encoded in one Brassica oleracea var. oleracea cultivar TO1000 chromosome C4, BOL, whole genome shotgun sequence genomic window:
- the LOC106342984 gene encoding beta-glucosidase 26, peroxisomal, whose protein sequence is MTHLQRTYPTSMSKGRASFPKGFLFGTASSSYQYEGAVTEGERGQSMWDHFSNRFPHRISDHSHGNVAVDFFHRYKEDIKRMKDINMDSFRLSIAWPRVIPYGKRERGVSEEGIKFYNDVIDELLANEITPLVTIFHWDTPQDLEDEYGGFLSEQIIDDFRDYASLCFERFGDRVSLWCTLNEPWVYSVAGYDTGRKAPGRCSKYVNGASVAGMSGYEAYIVSHNMLLAHAEAVQVFRKCDHIKNGQIGIAHNPLWYEPYDPSDPDDVEGCNRAMDFMIGWHHHPTAYGDYPDTMKKSVGDRLPSFTPEQSKKLIGSCDYVGINYYSSLFVKSIKHVDPTQPTWRTDQGVDWMKTNIDGKQIAKQGGSEWSFTYPTGLRNVLKYMKKNYDNPRILITENGYGEVADQSQSLFMYNPSIDTERLEYIEGHIHAIHQAIHEDGVRVEGYYVWSLLDNFEWNSGYGVRYGLYYIDYKDGLRRYPKMSALWLKEFLKFDQEDESSSSSAESKKEEKKESYGKQLLHSVQDSGALPAVLGSLFVVTATVGTSLFFKGSNN, encoded by the exons ATGACACA CCTTCAAAGAACATATCCTACATCGATGTCAAAAGGTAGAGCTAGCTTTCCAAAAGGCTTTCTCTTTGGAACTGCTTCTTCTTCTTACCAG TATGAAGGAGCAGTCACTGAAGGTGAGAGAGGTCAAAGCATGTGGGATCATTTCTCCAACAGGTTTCCTCACAGAATCAGTGACCATAGTCACGGAAACGTTGCCGTCGATTTCTTCCATCGTTACAAG GAAGATATAAAGAGAATGAAAGATATAAACATGGATTCTTTTAGGCTCTCCATTGCTTGGCCAAGAGTTATACCTT ATGGCAAAAGAGAGAGAGGAGTTAGTGAAGAAGGGATTAAGTTTTACAATGATGTTATAGATGAACTCCTAGCCAATGAAATCACTCCTCTTGTTACTATCTTTCATTGGGACACTCCTCAGGATCTTGAAGATGAATATGGTGGTTTTCTAAGCGAGCAGATTAT AGATGACTTTAGAGACTATGCAAGTCTTTGCTTCGAGAGGTTTGGGGATAGAGTGAGTCTGTGGTGCACATTGAATGAGCCATGGGTGTACAGTGTTGCGGGTTATGACACAGGGAGAAAAGCTCCAGGACGATGCTCGAAGTATGTTAATGGAGCTAGTGTTGCTGGAATGTCGGGATACGAGGCTTACATTGTGAGCCATAACATGCTTCTAGCACACGCAGAAGCAGTGCAAGTGTTTAGAAAATGTGACCAT ATTAAAAATGGACAAATAGGAATTGCGCATAACCCGCTTTGGTATGAGCCTTATGATCCAAGTGATCCAGATGATGTAGAAGGATGTAACCGAGCTATGGACTTCATGATTGGTTG GCATCATCATCCAACAGCGTATGGAGACTATCCAGACACGATGAAGAAATCTGTAGGAGATAGGTTACCAAGTTTCACACCAGAACAATCCAAGAAGCTGATAGGCTCTTGTGATTACGTTGGTATAAACTATTACAGCTCGCTTTTCGTGAAGAGTATCAAACACGTGGATCCTACGCAACCCACTTGGAGAACTGATCAAGGCGTAGATTGGATGA AAACAAACATTGATGGGAAACAGATAGCGAAACAAGGAGGGTCAGAGTGGAGTTTCACATATCCAACAGGACTCAGAAACGTTTTGAAGTATATGAAGAAAAACTATGACAATCCTCGGATTCTCATAACCGAGAACG GGTATGGTGAAGTAGCTGATCAGAGTCAGAGTCTGTTTATGTACAATCCTTCAATCGATACAGAGAGATTGGAGTACATAGAAGGACACATCCACGCCATTCATCAAGCTATTCA TGAAGATGGAGTTAGAGTGGAAGGCTATTACGTATGGTCATTGCTGGATAACTTTGAGTGGAACAGTGGATATGGTGTGAGATACGGTTTGTATTACATTGATTACAAAGATGGGCTTAGAAGATACCCGAAAATGTCTGCTTTGTGGTTGAAAGAGTTCTTGAAGTTTGATCAAGAAGATGAGTCGTCTTCTTCTTCTGCGGAGTCTAAGAAGGAAGAGAAAAAGGAGAGCTATGGAAAACAGTTATTACATTCTGTTCAAGATAGTGGTGCGCTACCTGCGGTTTTGGGGAGCTTGTTTGTTGTCACTGCAACTGTTGGTACTTCTCTGTTCTTCAAGGGATCCAATAACTGA
- the LOC106341816 gene encoding beta-glucosidase 32-like: protein MAIKLALVVTLFLMSCAVSKGRSLGFSTKQLDRYSFPPNFSFGVGSSAYQYEGAVAEGGRTQSIWDNFTHAYPERTNMDNGDIAVDFYHRYKDDIKLIKEMNMDTFRFSISWSRILPSGKLSDGVNNEGIQFYKNFIDEILKNGIKPFVTIYHWDIPQALDDEYGGFLSPRIIDDFRNFARVCFQEFGDKVDMWLTFNEPYIYSVAGYDKGNKAVGRCSKWVNSLCVAGDSSTEPYVVSHHLLLAHAAAVEEFRNCDKISQDGKIGIVLSPFWVEPYDVNSHADKEAVERALDYYLGWHLDPLIFGDYPKAIKRNAGKRLPSFTRKQTEMIRNSFDFIGINYYSARYVTRQLQSDPSRLRFTTDQHVEYKVTNRDGDYISSESDELKFIYVYPEGLRKLLNHIKNKYNNPTIYITENGYDDYDVGTVPREQLLKDTKRIEYHEKHLQELHKAITEDGCDVRGYSAWSLLDNFEWEHGYTMRFGLYYVDYADDLKRYAKDSAKWFKKFLERKEQATPLDLFNSIKKWWSALQMV, encoded by the exons ATGGCAATTAAGCTTGCACTTGTAGTCACACTCTTTCTAATGTCATGCGCTGTTTCAAAGGGAAGATCCCTTGGATTTTCGACCAAGCAACTTGATCGTTATAGTTTTCCTCCTAATTTCAGTTTTGGTGTTGGTTCTTCAGCTTATCAG TATGAAGGTGCAGTCGCAGAAGGAGGGAGGACGCAGAGCATTTGGGACAACTTCACACATGCATATCCAG AAAGGACGAATATGGACAATGGAGATATAGCCGTTGATTTTTATCATCGATATAAG GATGACATCAAGTTGATCAAGGAAATGAATATGGATACTTTTAGATTTTCCATCTCTTGGTCAAGAATTTTACCAA GTGGAAAACTAAGCGATGGGGTAAATAACGAAGGAATTCAATTCTACAAAAATTTCATTGATGAAATCCTAAAAAACG GAATAAAACCTTTTGTAACTATCTATCATTGGGATATCCCTCAAGCTCTGGACGATGAGTACGGTGGATTTTTAAGCCCTCGAATCAT TGATGATTTCCGGAACTTTGCAAGAGTCTGCTTTCAAGAATTCGGTGACAAGGTCGATATGTGGTTAACGTTCAACGAGCCTTATATTTATAGTGTTGCGGGTTATGACAAGGGCAATAAAGCAGTGGGACGATGCTCAAAATGGGTAAACAGCTTATGTGTGGCTGGTGATTCGAGCACCGAACCTTATGTAGTCTCTCATCATCTTCTTCTAGCTCATGCTGCAGCTGTTGAAGAGTTTAGAAATTGTGACAAG ATCTCCCAAGATGGTAAAATAGGCATAGTGTTATCACCATTTTGGGTCGAACCTTATGATGTTAATTCCCATGCTGATAAAGAAGCAGTTGAACGAGCTCTTGACTACTACCTTGGTTG GCATCTCGATCCTCTAATCTTTGGAGACTATCCAAAAGCAATTAAAAGAAACGCTGGAAAAAGATTGCCTTCGTTCACCAGAAAACAGACTGAAATGATAAGAAACTCGTTTGATTTTATTGGAATAAATTACTACAGTGCTCGATATGTCACACGCCAGCTTCAGAGCGACCCTTCACGACTTCGTTTCACCACGGATCAACATGTGGAGTACAAAG TGACAAATCGTGACGGCGACTACATTTCCTCAGAATCG GATGAACTCAAATTTATCTATGTATATCCTGAGGGCCTACGAAAGCTTCTAAATCATATTAAAAATAAATACAACAACCCAACTATCTACATAACTGAAAATG GATATGATGACTACGATGTTGGGACAGTCCCACGTGAACAACTATTAAAAGACACAAAGAGAATAGAGTACCACGAGAAACATCTTCAAGAACTACATAAAGCCATTAC TGAGGATGGGTGTGACGTTAGAGGCTATTCCGCATGGTCGTTGTTGGATAACTTCGAATGGGAACATGGATACACGATGAGATTTGGTCTATACTACGTTGATTATGCAGATGATCTAAAACGATATGCTAAAGATTCAGCCAAGTGGTTCAAAAAGTTCCTGGAGAGAAAGGAGCAAGCAACACCTTTGGATCTGTTCAATAGCATCAAGAAATGGTGGTCTGCTTTGCAGATGGTCTAA